One genomic window of Arthrobacter sp. KBS0703 includes the following:
- a CDS encoding helix-turn-helix domain-containing protein codes for MLGERWALLALREMSLGVHRFDQIARNTGASRDILTGRLRTLESHGVIERVQYSERPPRYEYHLTTSGAEVAPILISLAAWSSTWMRDETPRASYRHSCGADLKPVVSCAECGEEFTPGSLMLGPLVSAAGTVPASDQ; via the coding sequence GTGCTCGGGGAGCGGTGGGCGCTGCTGGCGCTTCGCGAGATGTCCTTGGGCGTTCACCGGTTCGATCAGATCGCGCGTAATACCGGCGCGTCCCGCGACATCCTGACGGGCCGGCTGCGCACACTCGAAAGCCACGGCGTGATCGAGCGCGTCCAGTACTCCGAGCGCCCCCCGCGCTACGAGTACCACCTCACAACTTCCGGGGCCGAAGTCGCGCCCATCCTCATTTCACTCGCAGCGTGGAGCAGTACATGGATGCGCGACGAGACACCCCGTGCCTCCTACCGACACAGTTGCGGGGCCGACCTGAAACCGGTGGTGTCGTGTGCGGAATGCGGTGAGGAATTCACCCCAGGAAGCCTGATGCTGGGACCGCTTGTGTCAGCGGCCGGTACGGTCCCGGCGTCCGACCAGTAA
- a CDS encoding TetR/AcrR family transcriptional regulator, which produces MRADAQRNRDRIVEVARALFRAKGFDAVSMDEVAKGAEVGPGTLYRHFPTKESLYDAVLEAWAEKVNAAVDRALSLDASAREQLLAWLTDYAAMLTEHKGAAARITAALGDPGSPFAAKCTTYLNANQRLIDGLDSALRPGVEAMQISRLVGGMAAVADNSELPAESVASMLAIVADGLLAP; this is translated from the coding sequence GTGCGCGCTGACGCCCAACGCAACCGCGATCGGATCGTGGAGGTTGCACGTGCGCTGTTCCGCGCCAAAGGCTTCGACGCCGTCTCAATGGACGAGGTCGCCAAAGGGGCCGAGGTGGGCCCCGGCACGCTGTACCGGCACTTCCCGACCAAAGAGTCCCTGTACGACGCAGTCCTCGAGGCGTGGGCGGAGAAGGTCAACGCTGCAGTCGACAGGGCGCTTTCGCTCGACGCCTCCGCGCGCGAGCAGCTGTTGGCCTGGCTGACCGACTATGCGGCGATGCTGACAGAACACAAGGGTGCGGCCGCGCGGATCACTGCTGCGCTGGGTGATCCCGGGTCTCCATTCGCAGCAAAATGCACTACTTACCTCAATGCGAATCAGCGCCTAATTGACGGGTTGGACTCGGCCCTGCGCCCCGGCGTCGAGGCAATGCAAATCAGTCGGCTTGTTGGCGGGATGGCTGCAGTGGCAGACAACAGCGAGCTTCCCGCCGAATCAGTGGCATCGATGCTCGCAATCGTCGCCGACGGACTGCTCGCTCCCTGA
- a CDS encoding MFS transporter has translation MTSTIATRAPAGIAPSGRRAGSIGLWLVMLAQLMLVLDATVVNVALPHIATDLDFTRAQLSWVLNGYAVAFGGLLLLGGRIGDVFGRRRTFLVGVAVFTVFSLLGGLATSPLLLVIARALQGLGAAFAAPSVLALITTSARDDGARNRALALFSAVASMGGALGLILGGLLTDIANWRWTLFINVPIGVVVLLAVPRLVAETPRRPGRFDVLGAVTATGGAVAIVWALLQAGDDGWSSPRTIGGLVVGAALITVLAFTERRVAHPLLRPQLLRSPSRVAALAAMAATYGGMLAMFFLMVQYLENDLQLTPLLTGLAFLPMPLSIFAMSRIVPRLVERFGAIRLVIFGTALRVVAFLPLTQLSPDTPFAIVMAALLLTGISAGITFMPLTTLALRNVEPEHAGSASGLFQTMQQLGGAVGLAIVASTYAAFATPGDFLTGGRAGFWSATILSALALAAVVGLAVRPRKEA, from the coding sequence ATGACATCCACAATCGCCACCCGAGCGCCCGCCGGGATCGCGCCATCCGGCCGCCGCGCCGGCAGCATTGGCCTCTGGCTGGTCATGCTTGCCCAACTCATGCTTGTCCTCGATGCGACAGTGGTCAACGTCGCACTCCCCCACATCGCCACCGACCTCGATTTCACCCGCGCCCAGCTCAGCTGGGTCCTGAACGGCTACGCCGTCGCCTTCGGCGGCCTCCTGCTGCTCGGCGGACGGATCGGAGACGTCTTCGGCCGTCGCCGCACCTTCCTGGTGGGCGTCGCAGTCTTCACGGTCTTCTCGCTGCTCGGCGGCCTGGCCACCTCACCCCTGCTCCTGGTCATCGCACGCGCACTCCAAGGCCTCGGTGCCGCGTTCGCCGCCCCGAGCGTGCTCGCGCTCATCACCACGAGCGCGAGGGATGACGGCGCGCGGAACCGGGCACTTGCGTTGTTCTCCGCCGTCGCCTCGATGGGCGGCGCCCTCGGGCTCATTCTTGGCGGCCTGCTCACCGACATCGCCAACTGGCGGTGGACCCTCTTCATCAACGTGCCGATCGGCGTCGTCGTCCTCCTTGCCGTGCCGCGCCTCGTCGCCGAAACTCCCCGGAGACCCGGGCGCTTCGACGTGCTCGGAGCGGTGACCGCAACGGGCGGCGCCGTCGCCATCGTGTGGGCTCTACTCCAAGCGGGCGACGACGGCTGGTCCAGTCCCCGCACGATCGGCGGACTCGTGGTCGGCGCAGCGCTGATCACCGTGCTCGCCTTCACCGAGCGGAGGGTGGCCCACCCCCTCCTCCGCCCGCAGCTACTCCGCAGCCCGAGCCGGGTGGCGGCGCTGGCTGCGATGGCGGCCACCTATGGCGGGATGCTGGCGATGTTCTTCCTCATGGTCCAGTACCTCGAAAACGATCTGCAGCTCACGCCACTGTTGACGGGGCTGGCGTTCCTGCCGATGCCCCTGAGCATCTTCGCGATGTCGCGGATCGTCCCGCGACTGGTCGAGCGCTTCGGGGCCATCCGCCTCGTCATCTTCGGCACGGCCCTTCGCGTGGTCGCCTTCCTGCCGCTCACGCAACTGAGTCCGGACACCCCCTTCGCCATCGTCATGGCTGCCCTTCTCTTGACGGGAATCTCAGCTGGCATAACGTTCATGCCGCTCACGACGCTCGCGCTTCGCAACGTCGAACCCGAGCACGCAGGGTCCGCCTCGGGTCTTTTCCAGACAATGCAGCAGCTTGGCGGCGCCGTCGGACTGGCCATCGTGGCTTCGACCTACGCGGCCTTTGCCACCCCCGGCGACTTCCTGACCGGCGGACGGGCCGGGTTCTGGTCGGCGACCATCCTCTCCGCCCTCGCGCTGGCAGCCGTCGTCGGGCTGGCCGTCAGACCTCGGAAAGAAGCATGA
- a CDS encoding zinc-binding alcohol dehydrogenase family protein: MTKTMNAVAYTKNLPISDDASLEDVLLPLPEVGPTDLLVEVNAVSVNPVDVKVRSGNDPAGRPKVLGYDAAGTVRAVGADVTLFKAGDDVFYAGAINRAGSNAQFQAVDERLVGGMPKTLNFAQAAALPLTSITAWEGLFVKLGLSQDSSGTLLIIGGAGGVGSMVVQLVKALIPGLHVIASAGRKESQEWVRSLGAQETVRHGEALREDVQRVAPEGVDYIFTTHSAGQLDAFVEILKPFGEIVAIDDPGQVDVAHLKSKSLTWHWELMFTRSLFQTPDRIEQHRLLNKVASMVDAGIIRSTHTHTFHPINAENLRKAHAMVESGHTLGKIVVAASDPH; this comes from the coding sequence ATGACCAAGACCATGAACGCAGTTGCCTACACCAAAAACCTTCCGATCTCTGATGATGCCAGCCTTGAAGATGTCCTCCTCCCCTTGCCTGAAGTCGGCCCGACGGACCTTCTGGTGGAAGTTAATGCGGTTTCCGTCAATCCTGTTGACGTGAAAGTACGTTCCGGCAATGACCCTGCCGGCAGGCCCAAGGTGCTTGGCTACGACGCAGCCGGGACTGTCCGCGCCGTTGGCGCCGACGTGACATTGTTCAAGGCAGGTGATGACGTCTTTTACGCGGGGGCCATCAATCGTGCGGGAAGCAACGCACAATTCCAGGCAGTGGATGAGCGGCTCGTTGGAGGTATGCCGAAAACCCTTAACTTCGCGCAGGCCGCCGCACTTCCGCTCACGTCCATCACCGCGTGGGAGGGACTGTTCGTCAAACTTGGCCTGTCCCAGGACAGTTCAGGGACATTGCTCATCATCGGTGGTGCAGGTGGAGTCGGGTCCATGGTGGTCCAGCTGGTCAAGGCCCTCATACCGGGTTTGCATGTCATCGCCTCCGCCGGCCGAAAAGAAAGCCAGGAGTGGGTCCGCTCCCTCGGAGCCCAAGAGACCGTCAGGCACGGAGAAGCTCTGCGGGAGGATGTTCAGCGTGTCGCGCCAGAGGGCGTCGACTATATCTTCACCACGCATTCGGCAGGCCAACTGGACGCTTTTGTGGAAATCCTGAAACCGTTCGGCGAGATCGTGGCCATCGACGATCCGGGTCAGGTCGACGTGGCACATCTCAAGAGCAAAAGCCTCACATGGCACTGGGAGCTTATGTTTACGCGCTCTTTGTTCCAAACACCGGACAGGATTGAGCAGCACCGGCTGCTCAACAAGGTCGCCTCGATGGTCGACGCGGGGATCATTCGCAGCACGCATACCCACACGTTCCACCCGATCAACGCCGAGAATCTTCGCAAGGCACATGCCATGGTGGAGTCCGGCCACACGCTAGGCAAGATCGTCGTCGCGGCGAGCGATCCTCACTAA
- a CDS encoding VOC family protein has product MTVTFNHTIVYATDKRRSAEFLANVLGLPKPQAMWSFMTVPLDHGVALDFATADRPISPQHYAFLVSEEDFDGIFARIQAQGIPYWADPGRSRPQQINHNDGGRGVYFADPDGHFLEAITRPYGSGAA; this is encoded by the coding sequence ATGACGGTCACTTTCAACCACACCATCGTCTACGCAACGGACAAGCGCCGTTCGGCGGAGTTCCTGGCCAACGTGCTCGGACTGCCGAAACCCCAAGCCATGTGGTCTTTCATGACCGTGCCCCTCGACCACGGCGTGGCCCTCGATTTCGCCACGGCGGACCGGCCCATCTCCCCGCAGCACTACGCCTTCCTGGTCAGCGAGGAGGACTTCGACGGCATCTTCGCAAGGATCCAGGCCCAGGGCATCCCCTACTGGGCGGACCCGGGACGGTCCCGCCCGCAGCAGATCAACCACAACGACGGCGGACGTGGCGTCTACTTCGCGGATCCTGACGGGCATTTCCTCGAGGCGATCACGCGTCCGTACGGATCGGGTGCTGCATGA
- a CDS encoding serine hydrolase translates to MTNSRPKNNWHVPSRLIIAFGIATAAALAITACTSTPTQTPASSTAPPSGATPSNDTTAGGKTGSATLRGLDKARVQETFQTLAKELLVPGAAMMLRTTQGDINLTYGVTSAGGTTSVSLDDHIRIGSITKTWTGTVILQLVQEGKLKLEDPVSKYRPDVPNGDNITIEQLLTMRSGIYNYSESYELSKALDTTPQRVWTPEELVAIALPLPVYFGPGKGFHYSNTNTVLLGLIAEKLDGKGFGQIVRDRILGPLGLNQTSFPASDSSGLPEPFSRGYMYMDNLLTLSTTKLPADLIAKAQDGSLKPNDYTNANPSWTWAAGQGVSTAGDLVTMAEGLTDGRLLNPDLQKKRMDSLVPVDADNAGAALYGMALAQFGPLYGHTGELPGYNTFMGRDPQNKVTLVVWTNLAPAPDGRDPASTIAKAIIGDLYGAAPSGPATRSTSDTAPPG, encoded by the coding sequence GTGACCAATAGCAGGCCCAAGAACAATTGGCATGTCCCGTCCCGCCTCATCATCGCGTTCGGCATCGCAACCGCAGCTGCATTGGCGATCACCGCGTGCACGTCCACGCCTACGCAGACCCCGGCGTCGTCCACTGCACCGCCGTCGGGGGCCACTCCAAGTAACGACACAACGGCTGGAGGAAAGACGGGATCTGCGACTCTGCGCGGACTGGACAAAGCCAGGGTCCAGGAGACTTTCCAGACTCTTGCCAAGGAGCTGCTCGTACCGGGAGCGGCCATGATGCTGCGCACCACTCAAGGCGACATCAACCTCACCTACGGCGTGACGAGCGCCGGAGGGACAACATCTGTCTCACTCGATGACCACATCCGCATCGGCTCCATCACCAAGACATGGACCGGGACCGTAATCCTGCAGCTCGTGCAGGAAGGAAAACTCAAGCTTGAGGACCCCGTTTCGAAATACCGCCCAGACGTACCGAACGGCGACAACATCACCATCGAGCAACTCCTGACCATGCGTAGCGGGATCTACAACTACTCGGAGTCGTACGAGCTCAGCAAGGCCCTGGATACCACGCCACAACGGGTCTGGACGCCTGAGGAACTCGTGGCCATCGCCCTTCCGCTGCCCGTCTATTTCGGCCCCGGCAAAGGCTTTCACTATTCGAACACCAACACGGTTCTGCTGGGGCTCATAGCCGAGAAGCTGGATGGCAAGGGCTTCGGCCAGATCGTGCGCGACCGGATTTTGGGACCACTCGGCCTGAACCAAACATCCTTTCCGGCGTCGGACTCTTCGGGCCTTCCGGAGCCTTTCTCCCGCGGCTACATGTACATGGACAACCTCCTCACCCTGTCCACGACCAAGCTTCCGGCCGACTTGATCGCCAAGGCACAGGACGGCTCATTGAAACCGAACGACTACACAAACGCCAACCCTTCTTGGACGTGGGCCGCTGGGCAGGGCGTCTCCACGGCGGGCGACCTCGTTACAATGGCCGAGGGCCTCACTGATGGCAGGCTGCTCAACCCGGACCTTCAAAAGAAGCGGATGGACAGCCTTGTGCCGGTCGACGCGGACAACGCAGGCGCGGCCCTGTATGGCATGGCACTGGCCCAGTTCGGCCCGCTCTACGGACACACTGGCGAACTCCCCGGCTACAACACCTTCATGGGCAGGGATCCGCAGAACAAAGTGACCTTGGTCGTGTGGACCAACCTTGCCCCTGCGCCGGACGGACGGGACCCGGCGTCGACCATCGCCAAGGCCATCATCGGGGACCTCTACGGCGCAGCGCCTTCAGGGCCAGCCACGCGGTCAACGTCAGATACGGCGCCGCCCGGCTGA